The DNA sequence AGCCTGGCTGCCGGAGGAAGCAACCGGACCGTGATAGGGAACCGGCTTGACCGGCGCGCCGGGGACGATGCGATACATGCCTTCCACCACAATCCGCTCTCCGGCCTTCAACCCTTCTTCCACAAGCCATTGGTTGCCGTGCCAGGCAGCCGCCAGGATATCGCGGACCTCCACCTTGTCGCCCTCGCCCACGACATAGATGACCGACCCCTTTGCCCCTTGCTGCACCGCCCGTTGCGGCACCAGGATGGCCCCGGTCCGCACGGCGCCCAGGAAGCGGACTTTCACGAACTGTCCCGGTAGCAGCGCCCGCTCCGGGTTGGGGAACACGACCCGCACGTCCATCGTGCCGGTCGTGGTGCGCAGCCCCACATCGAGCAAGTCCAAATCCCCCTCATGCGGGTAGATACTGCCGTCCGTAAAGGTGATCACGCCCCGCAGATCGTAGACCTCCGCGCCCTGCACCTTTTTCGACGCCCGCTCCCGACGCCGCTTGAGCAAGAAATTCTCCGGAGCGCTGACGATGACGTACATCGGGTCCATCTGGTGGATGACCGTGAGCAGATCGGTCTGCGCGGCGACCAGCCGCCCTTCGTAGACCTTGGTCCGTTCGATCAGGCCGTCGATGGGGGCGGTGATGAGCGTGTTGTTCATGTCGAACTCCGCCTTGGTCAACTCTGCCTTGGCGGATTCCAGCGCCGCCTTCGACGAGAGGTCTTCCGCCACCGCATCGTCCACGTCCTTCTGGCTCACGGCCTGCTCCTCCAACAGGGGCTTGACGCGGGCCAGGTTCTGTCGTGCCTGCACGACGCGCGCCGCCGCCTGGGCGACCTTGCCTTTGGCGCTGGCCACGGCAGCCTGGAACGGCACGGGATCGATTTGATACAGCCGGTCGCCTCGCTTGACGTCCCGGCCTTCGGTGAAATAGCGCTCTTTGATGATCCCCGTCACTTGCGACCGGATCTCGACCGGACGGGAGGACTCGGCCTGTCCGATCAGTTCCGGCTCGTCCGCCACTTCCTGGGCCGTCACCGTCAGCACCTCGACTTCCGGCAGAGACTGCGCCGGCGTGGAGGCCGCTTCCTGCTTGCACCCGACCGACGCGGTGATCGCCACCCAGAGAAA is a window from the Nitrospirota bacterium genome containing:
- a CDS encoding efflux RND transporter periplasmic adaptor subunit, yielding MSPATHFIGRTIRAAAILFLWVAITASVGCKQEAASTPAQSLPEVEVLTVTAQEVADEPELIGQAESSRPVEIRSQVTGIIKERYFTEGRDVKRGDRLYQIDPVPFQAAVASAKGKVAQAAARVVQARQNLARVKPLLEEQAVSQKDVDDAVAEDLSSKAALESAKAELTKAEFDMNNTLITAPIDGLIERTKVYEGRLVAAQTDLLTVIHQMDPMYVIVSAPENFLLKRRRERASKKVQGAEVYDLRGVITFTDGSIYPHEGDLDLLDVGLRTTTGTMDVRVVFPNPERALLPGQFVKVRFLGAVRTGAILVPQRAVQQGAKGSVIYVVGEGDKVEVRDILAAAWHGNQWLVEEGLKAGERIVVEGMYRIVPGAPVKPVPYHGPVASSGSQAPQAKADAKPAAKPETGPKPEAGQ